The sequence TGCTAACTGTATTTGGTCTAAATATAAAAGGGCTCTCAATAGGGTAAATTATTGAGTAAAATTTAGATACAAATCCGTAGATGCAGTTCATCAAATTTAAGCATATAATTCATTATATTGAATTATCCTTGAAAACTATAACATCGTGCTTATTGATTATTACAACCATGTGTTTCAATATAATTGAGAATTCTAATGAACATACACCTAAGGAACTGTATCTTAATTTTGTCCTACGAAATTCCCAATTCCTGGTGACCAATCTCTAAAACTATGCTTCAGTATCAATACAAATGGTAGTTCAGCCTTGATATTCATGTCAACATATTAAGAGCCTGCTCCAAGTAAACAGCAAAAGCCTAAATTAAGCAGCATTAAAATTCAGTGCTAATACAGCCAGGTAAAATTCGAATTGCATACAATGACAAAATAGAAAGATGCTGTAAAATAATCCCTTCAAGCCAATCTCTTTACTCTgatatatgatgaataattcATAACTTAATTTTTATTCCACATCATACCAAATAATAATATCTAAGACACCAAAGAATAACAAACTTGTTTCTTTTGAAGTACTGTAAGCACTTTGCATAAATAGTTTCTATATGCTCCTGACAGAATTCATCACAATACTACACAATAACGACAACATCAGACAACATACAAAAGGGTTTTCTCTCAGGTTTTGCTCTATCAAACTCCCTTACAGAACATAACTttgacaacaatttttttcttttatcgtGAGGGGAATATGTTGAAGATTTTGATACCTGAATTTCTTGTTATATACACAGCGAGCTTCAATAAGAGAGATGGCATATACCACAAGAAAATGGTCCTGAAATGAACTAACAGTTAATGCCACATTGACCATTCGCGGCAGCCCTTGCTGAGCTGGAGATGAAGGGGTCGATCCGCACCCATAATAAGGAGAATATGGAAGCAAGAAGTATAGACCAGACAATGACAATTGTTGGGGTACGATTCTGCCTGCCCAACAAACCCTTCAAGAATGGATACAGATGGGCAATGACCCATATGGCAAAGAACAGCTTGCCGAAGAGGGGACCCCAAGACTGGTATCCACTGTTTATGGCATATGAAACACCAGCAACAATACCTACCAAGTTGATAATAAGGACTGTGGTTGGAGGGATGAGAAGTGATGTCCATTTGAACACATAAAGCTCCGCAAAGTCCCCGTCTTCATCAGATGCCTTTGAAGTGACAGTGAAGTTAGTGTCAATCCCAGCAAGCACCTTCAAGAGCCCTTGGAAGACTGCAAAGAGATGAGCTGATGTACCGCCAATGACCCAGAATTGTTCATTCCTCCACCAGTCCTCTATACTGACCCCACTCCACCTAAGCTCAAGAATTCCAGTAGCAGCAATGGAGACAAAGAGGAGAATAAACCACATGCTAGCAAAATTACTTATCTGCATAAAATAGGCAacagaaacaaacaaaattttaacttCCCAAATTATCTCCCGGCCAAGTCAGTGGATGCAGATATACcagaaataaacaaatgtgaTGCTTTGAAAGATTCATCTCATTAATTTGTTATTAGGCCGAACAATCATTTACCTCAGGAATGATGAATTTGTTAGTGAGAAGGCAAAACGCAGGAAGCATACAGTACGCAATAAGTGGGATTGAGGTAAGGGGATACACAATAGTATTTATGTATGCCAGTCTCTCCAAAGGCTTCAGTCTCCCATTGTAGCCATACCACAAGGGGCAATGCCTACTCAGCAAAATCTCAATTGATCCCAAGGCCCATCGAAGAACCTGGTTCAACCGATCAGAAAGATTGATTGGAGCAGACCCCTTAAATGCTGGGCGGGGAGGCATGCAATAGATTGAGATCCAACCACGAGCATGCATCTTAAACCCAGTTAAAATATCTTCTGTGACAGAACCATAGATCCATCCAATCTGACAGTAAAACAAAAGGCCTAATTAAATAATGCATAAGCACAACAACATCAAATCAGTATCTGACTGCTAGGTTGTAATTGATAGACTTACCTCTTTTCCCCATTCAGTCTTGTCTTCATATCCACAGCTGATAACATGGATTGCTTCCTTTAAAAGGGTCGCAGGGTTGGTTGAAGGTGGAATGCCTCCTTGTTCCATGAAGGTGGCTGCAATAAAAACTGGAGACTGACCAAAACGCTTCTCTAAGCTCTTCTGAGACATAAGAAGCGATCTCTCATCATCATACCCTGCACAACAAAGGGAACGTGGTCGTGGAGTTAATATTACAAAGCAAGGATTATTGGattgacaatattttttgtcaaattaggGAAAATAGCTTCAAAAGAAAACCAACCTTCAACACCCTCCTCAATGTCTTCCATGTTGAAAATGGGAATAGTGGATTCAGTTCTTTTTACTGCCCTCTTCTTGTCAATGTATTTCTTATTGCCattctttcccttctttctagAACCACAACAGCTCTTGACAATAATGTTTGGTTCCAAATCTTCCTCGGTTAAAACTGGATCATACCCATATAGAGCTTGCCTGTTGAAACAGCAACCAGTTCCCACATAGACTGGACCCTGGATGCCATCCAGCCCTTTCAAGTTGATCTGCAAAATACAACGAATACAAGATTATACTTAACCAAGCACAAGCACAGTAAAACACTATGGAGAAAGAATTTGCGATCAAACATCCAGTGGAACCTACATCGAAGAAGACAATATTGCGGTTAGCATATCGATCATGCAAGTCAATGCCATCAAAACGCTGTGGGAACTGTACATAACATGTCTTCTTTCCATAAGCAGGATCCATCATGAAACACATGGCTTCTTTAAGAGCTTTGCTGTTATTAAAGTAGTGATCACAGTCAACGTTCAGGAGATATGCACCATTGGTTAGGACAGCAGAAACTCGGATCTGAAAAACATTAGATATAACCAAGTCAGAAAACATGGATTAAACATCCTTCCTATCACAACAAACCTCCATATCCATCAGGCAACCAATCACATCACTGGCAAACTATGGTACAGAGTGGTGGGATGTCTATTTACTAAAGATGTAAGAGAAatctttttcatttagtttGTTCTCCATTTTGGTTAACATCAGCATCTACTACATAGCATATGAGCCAAGTTGAAATTGTCAATGGAATAATGAGGCTCatacttaaataaaatttcttatggGCTTATTTAGCGTCCAtatgtatgcaatctatttGCAACATCCAACCAATGGACAGTTTATGTAAATGTCTAAGGCAGTCCATAAAcagctaaaattaaaaattatatgataattaattttttttctaagttaTGATAATCGAAATCTAGTGTGGTCATAAGAGTTACAAATCACAAGACGGCACCACCTACAAAGGAATAATTTGATGGTTGTAGATGACTAACCATCAAATTTGTACTTCCTCCCATACGAATGAGCGGAGGGCGAGGTCGTGAGTTCTAAACCTATTAGGGTGCCTGTATAATTTACTAATCAAAATGTGTACTGTAACCATTAAATCACTACATTTAAGGCCTGCAGTAGACATACCAATGCATTCATTGCTCCGGCCTTCTTGTGATGCTGGAAGCCAGGTCGCTTTTCACGAGAAACATAAACAAGTCGTGGTAGCTCATTCCCATCAGTATCAAGCCCGCCACTGTGGCCTAAGAACACCTGTTCTTCCAGTcaatagaaaattaaatcaCAGCAAGAATATAGATAAGTCCAAAAATAAATCACCTTGACAAAATTATGATACCTGAATCATTCCTGGATGATCCCTAGGATTGTTTCCAGGCCATGGAGTGCCATCTTGCATGGTCCAACCTTCTTCTGGTGTCTTTTGTGCTTTGGCCACTAGGGCATTGATCCGTACCTTGAATTCTTCATATTCTCTCTGTGAAACAAAATGGTTTGTAAAGTCAAAAACAGTGAAGTTAGTATAATCTTCTTATTTAAACCATCTACATTCTAACACAAGGCATCAAGGCAAAACTCCAAAATGGCATTTTCTTctgacccaatttttttttctccttattatTCAGGAAAGACAAAAATTTCAGGGTAGCAAACATTCTCCAGAATTTCTCTAGAATTTCCTTATACAGTATTCAAAGGCCTTAATATCTGTTGTGGGCTACTCTACTCAACTCCTCTCCTTCCCCCCTCAGTCCAAACAGACCATTAAGCTTGAGAGATGTTTCAAATCACACATTGATCTCATCAgcaatttttatcatttaaaaaaaaaaaaaaaaattgacagcTTCAAAAGCCCCACACCACAGTAATCATAAAGTTTGCATATCAACCATGCACCCCGTAATATGATAAGGAAAATGAAGTTATTTCCAGCAAGTTatcataaaaatagaaagatatAGATCCAACACAGCATGCACTCACCTTCATCGCCCGGCGTTCTTTCACAAATGAAGGTTGTATTTTGTCTTTCAAGTAATCAATTTTTTGGCAAAAGTAAAACTCGGGGGCCCTAGGCTCAATGTTGTGCTTCTTGCAAAAGGGCACCCACTTCCTTGCAAACTCCGCAGTTTCAGAAAGGGATTCAAAGGTCAACATTGCTGAACCATCATCTGATACATAGCAAGAGACCTTGTCAACGGGGTAATCCACAGCAAGTATGGACAAAACGGTGTTTGCTGTTACAAGAGGAGGCTCTTTTAGGGGATCCACGGTACTAACAAAAACATCTACAGGAGCCAGCTGTGATGGTTCTCCTTCCCTATCATATCTGTGCAACATAAATAATGATTAACAACAAAAACAGACTACTTCCTCGTGTTCAAACACCATCATAACTAGAATGAAGTTAACTAACCTCAATGTAAGCCTGTCAAGATAGGTCTCACGGTTAATTGGAAACCATTTTGGGAACTGATCCAGAAGCCAGGATAGAGCAAACCATATCTCACAGATAATTGATGTTAGCCACAACGGGTACGCATCATTCACTGGGTGAGTAACACGGTATTGTAAGAAGAAGCCCAAAATAATAAGCCGCAATATGATGACGACACGATAAGGTGTCAGGTGAGAGGAAGCGATGGGCACCACGCGACTCAAAGGTTGCCGAGCATCATCAGCCCTGTGACAAATGAAACTATCAgctcaacaaaaaagaaaaaatcacacaaaataATGTTAACCAACTACATTGGCAGAAGAAGCCATTCCATTGTCAATCTGCAGAATCAAAATGCATAAATCCATGCTTCAACATTATGTCACTGACTAACTGAGCATTAAACATAATGgcataatattatatatatttagtaaataTAAAGTAATTGATGGAGGGAAAATTTGAGGGGTACAGGATATAATCAAATATGATGACAAAGACCAATACAGGATCTTAAAATTAATTTCATGCATTAAATATAGGAAACTTGATTCAGATACTACTCAAGCCAAAAGAAAAGGCCATTAATACAATGTGGTGTCAAAAATTATCAATCGGTATTCTGTAGTCAAAACCATGCATCAGGGAAATATTAACAGTAAATAAAGAAGTCATAGCAGCCAAGAGAGCATGAGAAATAAAGCTTTTAAAAAAAGGGGATTCTAACATTTGTAGTTCTTCTCCATTAGAACCAGTGCCTTCCAGGTCTCCCTTCCCTTCAGTGTATCTACTGGTCATCTGCATCATGTTTTTATCCTGTTTGAGTTTCCAACCTTCAACCCTTTCCTTCCagtcaacatttccaaggccATAAGAATTCAAGTCCTTTGATGGGTCCACTATTCTCACCGGAACTGTAGAAACAAATGATATTTGATAAAGTCCATACAAGTGATATAGAAGCTTGTTTGAGgatttctaaataaataaactaaagtTACTTGTCTACCTGGCTGTCTTGGGTCAATATAAGGAAGCGAATGAACATTCTTTTCTGAGGGGCCCAATGGACCTGATGTGGTTCGCACAGATTGGTTGTCAGGTGTAACACATGGAATTTCACCAGACATCTGAAAACATATTTACATTTTAGTAAAGAGAAGGTTCCAAAACTATATCACTGGCATGATCAATTGCAAAAAGCATGTTAGACATGAACGTTTTAATTGTATTTGCAAACTTGTAACAATTAGTGCAAGTGACTAATCCGGTATATTTTTTACATGCAAGGATTCCGTCTATGTTTCTCCTTTACAATTATGTTATTTTACGGAAGTTCTAagataaattttcaaaataatagaGATGGAATTTAACCACCGAAACCTTAGGATGCAAATCCAGAAATTAAGCATCAGAGATGTGAATGTAAAAAAGAGTCAGGGATTGTTTGAATTGCCTACCGGCTGCCCATTGGTGAGGAGAGGAATCGGTTGTTGAGATTCATGTCTTGAGGAAGAAGAGTGTTCAGCATCTTCCCCCTGCCACTGGCGTCTTGCCTTGCTATTTCCTTGGGTGTAATTGAACTCATTATCTAGATCATCaacatcatcctcatcatcatctccaTCCACTCGAGGACTCCCTGAAATACAAACCTAATCAACTTTCATTCCAAAACCTACAACCATAAATTAACAATGGACTCACGGCAAGCTAACCTTTGTGCCTCTTATATCTAGTCTTGCACTGGGGACAAGCCTGGTTCCCATCTTTCCGCTCATACTCATAACAAGGCCGGCAAACAGGGAAGGCACATTCATTGCAAGCGACAAAGACATCGCCAGTAGCTGTAAGGCCAACTGAATCCCCACAGATCTGACATATTTGTCCATTCAAATTCTTTAAGGGCTTGGGCTGCATCGTACAAAAACAATGTGAGAATCAGaattacagaaaagaaaaataagccAAAAGCGGGTAATGTACAACACAAAGCAACTATAGCAACTTTACAATCTACTTATGATTTAATGAACTAGCTCTATTTTCAATAATAGTTTCTGATGATGAAAATGCAATGGCACACCATTTGCCACAGCAACTCACAATGGTATTCCGTATTCATTGCTTAATTCAGAATACTATTtcgaaaaagaaattattacgACTGAATAATCACATTCATGTTTCACAGAACAAAATTCATGTAAACCACATAAGTATATCCTCCTCCCAGATCAACACAGCTAGAGTAGATCTTGGGTATGTAGCTGAAAGAGTGAATCGGTGAGTTAATAAGTGAGTGGAAGtctaacaaaataaagacaagAGTCTAGTGAGTAATGGGTGATCTCATCTAAGATTAGCAAAAATGGAGTTAAATTCCACTGAATCTGAACTATCAAGATATCAGCTTGAACAATTACAAATCAAATTAAAGTACTGTCAATATTTTGAAACCAGCCAGCCCATAATAAGTCTTACTGTTTATCAAAATCagcaattaattaaattttcaccCAAATAAATTCAGCTATCAAAACATCAAATTTAGTCTTATCTAACAGAAATCAAAACAGCGTTCAAATTTAGAAACCCACATGACAAATCCCCAAAACTAACCAAAAATGCCACTACCCATTAGAGAAAAAACATCAACTTCGAGCTTacatccacacacacacaaccacaGTGCAGTAAATGGATTAGACTAATATGGGAGTGAAAATCGGAAATGGGTAAGTAGAAAAATCACTGACCCCACTATCGGAATCGTGGCGAATCCGGACCAGCTCGTTCCTCTTGTGTGACCCAGCCACCAATCCCGCATTAGCTTCCATGTTGTTTGTTTCctcaaaatgctattttttttttttttttgttttcaaaaatcaGAACATACAGACAGATCCGTAGCGTAGTGGGTTTGAGAGAGAGGCAAAGGCTGTGAATTCTTCGCCCATTCAAGACgacatttctctttctctctcttcactttCTCTAAGTCTCGGCCTTTATTTGTTTGCTCTACAGTCTCTTCACTTCCAGCTCTCCACGCATTTATCTAAGCTGTCTCTTTATTGTCTTTTTCTCCCTCTGttcgatttttttatttaaataataataataatgatccACCGGCTGGACCTGTTGCATGTATACCTAACCCATCGCGGCTCCGCGCCCATTGCTGACCAAGTTAGTCAGCAACGGCTCCTTCCCAATCCggctttattttaaaaatatttccttttttacttttcttttaacCAAAATATAAGATATTCAGGTCCTTTTGTAACGttttctagtaacgttgtttatatttttttttttatatacgtGTAAGTGAATAAGTATATGAAAATACATgttatgttgtttaaaaactgaaaacatatgtttaaaTACATGTACCAAACGACCCCTCAATTTCCATTTTagttaggctgtgtttggtttgtgtaaaatattttccggaaatgctattttcgggaaatgaaaatattttcaagtgtttggttgtattatgaaaatttttctagaaaatattttcatgtgtttgctaatattctgaaaatgctatttttcaccaccacccacacaaaacccaccaccacacaacaggaaaaccaccaaaacaccaccacccacaccaccaccacaacaacaacaaaatcagagatcaaagagagagtaaaaaatcaaaatcacaaacaaattttattacaaaaatttcaatataaacACTTTAAAGAAACAGAAATCTACTCAAAACAATTCATTGAACTTCATACAAATTTGGTCAAACtgagagagggaggaagagagagtgatcGAAAACTTCAGGGAAA is a genomic window of Quercus lobata isolate SW786 chromosome 2, ValleyOak3.0 Primary Assembly, whole genome shotgun sequence containing:
- the LOC115974980 gene encoding cellulose synthase A catalytic subunit 1 [UDP-forming] codes for the protein MEANAGLVAGSHKRNELVRIRHDSDSGPKPLKNLNGQICQICGDSVGLTATGDVFVACNECAFPVCRPCYEYERKDGNQACPQCKTRYKRHKGSPRVDGDDDEDDVDDLDNEFNYTQGNSKARRQWQGEDAEHSSSSRHESQQPIPLLTNGQPMSGEIPCVTPDNQSVRTTSGPLGPSEKNVHSLPYIDPRQPVPVRIVDPSKDLNSYGLGNVDWKERVEGWKLKQDKNMMQMTSRYTEGKGDLEGTGSNGEELQMADDARQPLSRVVPIASSHLTPYRVVIILRLIILGFFLQYRVTHPVNDAYPLWLTSIICEIWFALSWLLDQFPKWFPINRETYLDRLTLRYDREGEPSQLAPVDVFVSTVDPLKEPPLVTANTVLSILAVDYPVDKVSCYVSDDGSAMLTFESLSETAEFARKWVPFCKKHNIEPRAPEFYFCQKIDYLKDKIQPSFVKERRAMKREYEEFKVRINALVAKAQKTPEEGWTMQDGTPWPGNNPRDHPGMIQVFLGHSGGLDTDGNELPRLVYVSREKRPGFQHHKKAGAMNALIRVSAVLTNGAYLLNVDCDHYFNNSKALKEAMCFMMDPAYGKKTCYVQFPQRFDGIDLHDRYANRNIVFFDINLKGLDGIQGPVYVGTGCCFNRQALYGYDPVLTEEDLEPNIIVKSCCGSRKKGKNGNKKYIDKKRAVKRTESTIPIFNMEDIEEGVEGYDDERSLLMSQKSLEKRFGQSPVFIAATFMEQGGIPPSTNPATLLKEAIHVISCGYEDKTEWGKEIGWIYGSVTEDILTGFKMHARGWISIYCMPPRPAFKGSAPINLSDRLNQVLRWALGSIEILLSRHCPLWYGYNGRLKPLERLAYINTIVYPLTSIPLIAYCMLPAFCLLTNKFIIPEISNFASMWFILLFVSIAATGILELRWSGVSIEDWWRNEQFWVIGGTSAHLFAVFQGLLKVLAGIDTNFTVTSKASDEDGDFAELYVFKWTSLLIPPTTVLIINLVGIVAGVSYAINSGYQSWGPLFGKLFFAIWVIAHLYPFLKGLLGRQNRTPTIVIVWSILLASIFSLLWVRIDPFISSSARAAANGQCGINC